The following are encoded in a window of Methanobrevibacter ruminantium M1 genomic DNA:
- a CDS encoding right-handed parallel beta-helix repeat-containing protein, translating into MKLKKFSVILAVLLVAILAIGAVSAESVSDTDVAAVAAVDDTAGTVSVDDSIDDVSVDTTDNDVKNSLSAVALEDGESVSYEINDTSYSTYFKDDGTATDELSEMGGYTLNIGTLTNKDIQIISGSDINITAKDGEGFINNGTIILGGDEFPGSIIVSGLTFTNTNKDAIQVLDYTTDVSIYDNNMNIIGISSLSSDPNFSVYGVSANGFISGLYIENNTMSVEGDALSYGIEVGAYSDGAYALSNPQDILISGNTIDVSTSGAMAEPMYLSDVWDVTVVNNFVTAESVNAPAYGIQVADSAMWASYMDPNYDGDLSSPNNVLIDGNTFILNSDFMIYGITTINYGWDGIEMESYALPLNITVSNNNVYANSKKGVMGIAGQIYNLTVIDNTVIAIGGSAEGLYTGDLLGNGTYALYIDYDGNYAEDTYYVVVKDNDVFTNVTKEYAFNNDYERVIFENNEDLKTFVIDDETYSIFFNDDGTSDVLEDMEDYTLMIGPLNNKDIVLDSGSEIVILGLDEGYINNGTIVLDGVSDVYVSDLVFVNVNKDAFYIGDESNEIVIVDNAIVLVGKAAESTNPYFSLYAISANGYVTGLNITDNSIYITGDAPYSYGISLSAYAAEFNPEDITIYNNTIEMSLSEGSSMAEAIYLDCPSDATIEENNITIETVGNTFAYGIQVADTLPAAYEYASYRGELTSPELVTIKGNTLNISSEYMIYGITVLSEGALVNGSGDLALCQFELFLNVSENTIYADSTKGVIGLAGKVYNITMNNNDLYVTGGDASDVFSYDDLGVGTYAVGIKYNGDSEDGNYYADVFENNIFTNVSAEYINDETVLDEYVFFNNFIPLDLGIVLEADKDALEIGDLINYTITVVNNGPNAASDVYVSFELSDILLLVTAPEEYDAEFELLNVSDLAVGQEKVYNIVAQVIDGGYLLSTAYVDCYEDDTYMDNNTASLDMIAVPIVIDDSNYANYFNENGYLKDDVIATGTVVLFGNLTNKDLFINAPLLISDCKDTKLVNTTIALVEGADGTLISGLVFDYTAKDSGFAIISVNDGVSDVLIRSNNITVTDIPDYVTAVAIGVYGAVNGSEDITIEDNFINMTGGNAYTYGINVQNYDQGWVPGEGASGVEILENTIILSGTGMEEAIFLSGLEDVYVYKNTIVSASFGENTGCDAYGIAAANVSELIIEENQMGVGSNQMAFGIAITTKSNDVDVFNNSIDVEGTGAIGVGVQDSTDVSVTFNTICAYGDDFTSIQTYDSLGTANAAILDETGEALIENNTIYEYFPITISDDNYATYFDESGKIKNDSGIAGGDLIFLDELTNKALTIDIPLTIKGVPLNALVNTTITLLADASGSTVTKLNMEFTGDENTGSVGIIYVLGASDVEITDNVIIVPAFVDKTGAKYGSSLYAIEVESGADGCSYIDISDNVIDIIGSARYLYGIDVFQTWGSENKNSYVAICDNFISVVGASRMSEGIYASGVDELEILNNTITSVGQAAAYGIGTDTLTDSIISDNGMEVNAGTQAYGITNTYSDGVEITANVISSTGEGAIGIGTNSEDVTIAKNQITINGNDYTTITSADTLGTDNAAILDTTGEATIENNTITENCPITINDGNYATYFDENGSLKNNSGIADGDLIFFGELSNKKFNIDNYLIIKGANNNKLVNTTIALTAGASGSTLSRLNMEFTGDNTTGSVGLIYVLGASDIEISQNTITVIDFVDKAGAKYGSSLYAIEVESGENGCSFIDISNNIIDITGSARYLYGIDVFQTWQAPMRNSDIAITNNFIMIDPASRMSEGIYASGIDNAIIANNTIISESDAAAYGIGTDSLANSTIADNVVRAAAATQAYGITNTYSTNVDIVNNTVNAEGIGAVGIGFMGSEGVTVADNLIAITGGDYTSITSSDSLGTANAAILDKDNKGTISYNNVTENIPVTINDGNYDNYFNEDGYIRNDSGFNDGDLVFFEKLSNKNIVLDMPLTVKGAPGNKLVNTTITVLDDASGSTITCLDMEFTGDENTGSVGIIYVLGASDVEISYNNITVPNFVDKTGAKYGSSLYAIEVESGQDGCSYVDISNNIIDITGSARYLYGIDVFQTWQAPNKNSYIAIADNEISIQSASRMSEGIYASGIEFAEISNNIINSVGEAAAYGIGTDTLSNSIIEDNDIVVLAGTQAYGVTSTYSDTVNLTGNNISAVGVGAIGVGSNSDNVNIDKNEISILGQDYTAITSADSLGTGNAAILDKGTKTTIGNNTIEEVAPIIIEDNSYDKYFDENGQIKEDAPIGSGDVVYMGVLTGKDMVFDIPVAILPADNSKLTDSTIKVVEGADGTTINGLDIEYTGDENTGSKNIINVVGASDVTISNNNIIVPDFVNKAGSKYGSSVAAIAVESGAAGTDNTTITGNNIEVNGSANYLYGIDAFTTWGANTTNSNLKIENNNVSVNGGARMAEAVYVSDSKNVTIDNNDVEASSEAAAYGIATDQLSHAKITDNDVAVLAGTTGYGITATTSGEDVLIESNDVEVLGMSAIGVGLSNQDAAIVKDNTIDIIGGDYSSVTSADNLGTANAAILDKDNKNTNLVVENNTMTENGKAVNTTHSGNSSAELQAIIDAAPAGSTVDLDGVLYADISNVVIDKNLTITNGTIVGKAGEAIFVIPAKSENGPDEVNINGMEFLVNDATVIAKATADNGTTPTSIDTPAISIKNNTIDMANDDVVPESVTVLELDSERGVLAPTSEIAVEGNTIATGVDPFEFKVTGVADDSGNVVVEKGGNIPAKQASVIHYQDMETTAVNSKIEGRVGKYFEVNLTDTNGNPLANKFVQIGFNGVVYNRTTNETGGVKLQINLGYKGTYTFAISYLGDDYYNGSFVVSKIKVSTQNTKLTTAAKTYKASAKTKTLTATLKSSVYNKPINGKKVTFTVNGKSYSATTNAKGVATVKVSLSTKKTYSFTAKFAGDDMYTKSSVTGKVTIK; encoded by the coding sequence ATGAAGCTTAAAAAGTTTTCAGTCATTTTAGCGGTATTGCTTGTAGCAATACTTGCTATTGGGGCTGTAAGTGCAGAATCAGTCTCTGATACTGATGTAGCTGCTGTAGCTGCTGTAGATGATACAGCAGGCACAGTATCTGTAGACGATTCTATAGATGATGTTTCCGTAGACACTACGGATAATGATGTTAAAAACAGTCTGAGTGCTGTTGCCCTTGAAGATGGGGAGAGTGTGAGCTATGAAATCAACGACACTTCTTATTCCACATACTTCAAAGACGATGGTACTGCAACTGATGAATTAAGTGAAATGGGTGGCTATACCTTAAATATAGGAACCCTTACTAATAAAGACATTCAGATAATATCTGGTTCTGATATTAATATTACTGCAAAGGATGGTGAAGGATTCATTAACAATGGTACCATCATTCTTGGTGGTGATGAATTCCCTGGTAGCATAATTGTATCTGGATTGACTTTTACCAATACCAATAAAGACGCTATTCAAGTTTTAGATTATACTACTGATGTCAGTATCTATGATAACAATATGAATATTATAGGAATTAGCTCTTTATCATCTGATCCTAATTTCAGTGTTTATGGTGTAAGTGCCAATGGGTTTATTTCAGGATTATATATTGAAAATAACACCATGTCTGTTGAAGGAGATGCGCTTTCATATGGTATTGAAGTAGGAGCATATTCTGATGGGGCTTACGCTCTTTCAAACCCTCAAGATATTTTAATATCTGGCAATACTATTGATGTATCTACTTCCGGAGCAATGGCTGAGCCTATGTATTTATCTGATGTTTGGGATGTAACAGTTGTAAATAACTTTGTTACAGCAGAATCAGTTAATGCTCCAGCTTATGGTATTCAAGTAGCCGATTCTGCAATGTGGGCAAGTTATATGGATCCAAATTATGATGGTGATTTATCTTCTCCTAATAATGTACTCATCGATGGCAATACATTTATTTTAAACAGTGACTTTATGATTTATGGTATCACTACAATAAATTATGGTTGGGATGGTATAGAGATGGAATCTTATGCTTTGCCTTTAAACATAACCGTTTCTAACAATAATGTTTATGCCAACTCTAAAAAAGGTGTTATGGGCATTGCAGGTCAAATATATAACCTTACTGTAATAGATAACACTGTTATTGCTATAGGAGGTTCTGCTGAAGGTTTGTATACTGGTGACCTTTTAGGCAACGGTACTTATGCATTATATATTGATTATGATGGCAATTATGCTGAAGATACTTACTATGTTGTTGTTAAAGACAATGATGTTTTCACAAATGTCACTAAGGAATATGCATTCAATAATGATTATGAAAGAGTAATTTTCGAAAACAATGAAGACTTAAAGACTTTCGTAATTGATGATGAAACTTATTCCATCTTCTTCAACGATGATGGAACCAGTGATGTATTAGAGGACATGGAAGATTACACTTTAATGATCGGTCCTTTAAACAACAAAGACATTGTACTCGATTCAGGTTCTGAAATTGTCATTCTTGGTCTTGATGAAGGTTACATCAATAATGGTACCATTGTCCTTGATGGTGTTTCAGATGTCTATGTTTCTGACTTGGTCTTTGTAAATGTCAATAAGGATGCATTTTATATTGGAGATGAATCAAATGAAATTGTAATTGTAGACAATGCTATTGTTCTTGTAGGTAAGGCTGCCGAATCAACTAATCCTTATTTCAGTCTTTACGCAATATCTGCTAATGGATATGTCACTGGATTAAATATTACAGACAATTCTATCTATATTACAGGGGATGCACCTTATTCCTATGGTATTTCTTTAAGTGCATATGCAGCTGAGTTTAACCCTGAAGATATTACAATTTATAATAACACTATTGAAATGAGTCTTTCAGAAGGATCAAGTATGGCTGAGGCTATTTACTTAGATTGTCCTTCAGATGCAACTATTGAAGAAAACAATATTACCATAGAAACTGTAGGAAATACTTTTGCTTATGGTATTCAAGTTGCAGACACACTTCCTGCCGCATATGAATATGCTAGTTATAGAGGTGAATTAACCTCACCTGAATTAGTGACTATCAAAGGCAATACCTTAAACATAAGCAGCGAATATATGATTTATGGTATTACCGTACTTAGTGAAGGTGCTTTAGTAAACGGATCTGGAGATTTAGCACTTTGTCAATTTGAGTTATTCTTAAATGTCAGTGAAAATACAATCTATGCTGATTCCACCAAAGGTGTTATCGGCCTTGCAGGTAAGGTTTACAATATTACCATGAATAATAATGATTTATATGTCACTGGCGGAGATGCTTCAGATGTATTTTCCTATGATGACTTAGGTGTAGGAACCTATGCTGTCGGCATTAAATATAATGGCGATTCAGAAGACGGTAACTACTATGCCGATGTGTTTGAGAACAATATCTTTACAAATGTATCTGCTGAATATATAAACGATGAAACTGTATTAGACGAATATGTATTCTTTAATAATTTCATCCCATTAGACTTAGGAATTGTCTTAGAAGCTGATAAAGACGCTCTTGAAATAGGAGACCTAATCAATTACACAATCACTGTAGTAAACAACGGTCCAAATGCTGCTTCTGATGTATATGTTTCCTTTGAGCTCAGTGATATTCTTTTACTTGTAACTGCTCCTGAAGAATATGATGCTGAATTTGAACTCTTAAATGTTTCAGATTTAGCTGTCGGTCAAGAAAAAGTATACAATATTGTAGCTCAAGTAATCGATGGAGGATATCTCTTATCTACAGCTTATGTGGATTGTTATGAAGATGATACCTATATGGATAACAATACTGCAAGTCTTGATATGATTGCAGTTCCTATAGTTATTGATGATAGCAATTATGCTAATTACTTCAATGAAAACGGATACTTAAAAGATGACGTAATTGCTACTGGCACAGTTGTATTGTTTGGTAATTTAACCAATAAAGACTTGTTTATTAATGCTCCTTTACTTATTTCTGATTGTAAAGACACTAAATTAGTAAACACTACCATTGCTCTTGTTGAAGGTGCAGACGGTACATTGATTTCAGGTTTAGTCTTTGATTACACTGCTAAAGACAGCGGATTTGCTATCATTTCTGTAAATGATGGTGTTAGCGATGTTTTAATCAGATCTAACAATATTACTGTTACAGATATTCCTGATTATGTCACTGCCGTTGCTATTGGAGTTTACGGAGCAGTAAACGGCTCTGAAGACATCACTATTGAGGATAATTTCATTAACATGACTGGTGGCAATGCTTACACCTATGGTATTAACGTACAAAACTATGATCAAGGTTGGGTTCCAGGCGAAGGTGCTTCCGGTGTTGAGATTCTAGAGAATACCATCATCTTAAGTGGAACTGGAATGGAAGAAGCGATTTTCTTATCTGGTCTTGAAGATGTATATGTATATAAAAACACAATTGTTTCCGCTTCTTTCGGCGAAAATACTGGTTGTGATGCTTATGGAATTGCTGCAGCTAATGTAAGCGAATTAATAATTGAAGAAAATCAAATGGGTGTAGGATCAAATCAAATGGCATTTGGAATAGCTATCACTACTAAATCTAATGATGTTGATGTCTTCAATAACAGCATTGATGTTGAAGGTACAGGTGCTATTGGCGTTGGCGTTCAAGATAGTACTGATGTATCCGTTACATTCAATACCATTTGTGCCTATGGTGATGACTTCACCAGCATTCAAACTTACGACAGTTTAGGAACTGCAAATGCAGCTATCCTAGATGAGACTGGAGAAGCACTCATAGAAAACAATACCATTTATGAATATTTCCCTATAACCATTAGCGATGACAACTATGCTACTTACTTCGATGAAAGCGGCAAGATTAAAAATGATTCCGGCATTGCAGGTGGCGATTTAATCTTCTTAGACGAATTAACCAATAAGGCATTAACTATAGACATTCCTTTAACCATTAAAGGTGTTCCACTCAACGCATTGGTCAACACTACAATTACCCTTTTAGCTGATGCAAGCGGTTCAACCGTCACCAAATTAAATATGGAATTCACTGGTGATGAAAACACCGGATCTGTAGGAATTATCTATGTCCTTGGTGCAAGCGATGTTGAAATTACTGATAATGTCATTATTGTCCCTGCCTTTGTAGATAAGACTGGCGCTAAATACGGTTCCAGCTTATACGCTATTGAAGTTGAAAGCGGTGCAGACGGATGCAGTTATATAGACATTTCAGACAACGTAATTGACATTATAGGTTCTGCAAGATACCTTTACGGTATTGACGTATTCCAAACCTGGGGCAGCGAAAACAAAAACAGCTATGTGGCTATTTGTGATAACTTCATAAGTGTTGTAGGTGCTTCCAGAATGTCTGAAGGAATTTATGCAAGTGGTGTTGACGAATTAGAAATCTTAAACAACACAATCACTTCAGTAGGTCAAGCTGCTGCATACGGTATCGGAACTGACACCTTAACAGACTCCATTATCTCAGATAACGGAATGGAAGTAAATGCAGGAACCCAAGCTTATGGAATTACCAACACCTACAGCGATGGTGTGGAAATCACAGCAAACGTCATCAGCTCCACTGGTGAAGGTGCAATCGGTATTGGAACAAACAGTGAAGATGTAACCATTGCTAAAAACCAAATCACAATCAACGGTAATGATTACACTACAATCACTTCAGCAGACACTTTAGGAACTGATAATGCAGCTATCCTAGATACAACTGGAGAAGCAACAATTGAAAACAACACAATCACTGAAAATTGTCCAATAACAATCAATGACGGCAACTATGCTACTTACTTCGATGAAAACGGCAGTCTTAAAAATAATTCCGGCATTGCAGATGGAGATTTAATCTTCTTCGGTGAATTAAGCAATAAGAAATTCAATATCGATAATTACTTAATCATTAAAGGTGCTAACAACAATAAATTAGTAAACACTACAATCGCTCTTACTGCTGGCGCAAGCGGTTCCACTTTAAGCAGATTAAATATGGAATTCACTGGCGACAACACTACAGGCTCTGTAGGACTTATCTATGTCTTAGGCGCAAGCGATATTGAAATCAGCCAAAACACAATTACCGTAATTGACTTTGTAGATAAGGCAGGAGCTAAATATGGTTCCAGCTTATACGCTATTGAAGTTGAAAGCGGTGAAAACGGATGCAGTTTCATAGACATTTCAAACAACATAATTGACATTACAGGTTCTGCAAGATACCTTTACGGTATTGACGTATTCCAAACCTGGCAAGCTCCTATGAGAAACAGCGACATTGCAATTACAAATAACTTTATCATGATCGACCCTGCAAGCAGAATGTCTGAAGGAATTTATGCAAGCGGAATTGATAATGCAATTATTGCAAACAACACTATTATCTCTGAAAGCGATGCTGCTGCATACGGAATCGGAACTGACAGTTTAGCCAATTCCACAATTGCTGACAATGTCGTTAGAGCAGCTGCAGCAACTCAAGCATACGGAATTACCAACACCTATAGCACAAATGTGGATATTGTAAACAACACTGTCAATGCTGAAGGTATAGGTGCTGTCGGTATAGGATTCATGGGCTCTGAAGGTGTAACTGTTGCTGACAATCTTATTGCAATCACTGGTGGAGACTACACTTCAATCACTTCATCAGACAGCTTAGGAACTGCAAACGCAGCTATATTGGATAAAGACAACAAAGGAACTATCTCCTACAATAATGTGACTGAAAACATTCCAGTAACCATTAACGACGGCAATTATGACAATTACTTCAATGAAGATGGTTACATAAGAAATGATTCAGGATTTAATGATGGCGATTTAGTCTTCTTTGAAAAATTAAGCAATAAGAACATAGTTCTTGATATGCCTTTAACCGTTAAAGGTGCTCCTGGAAATAAATTGGTCAACACTACAATCACTGTCTTAGATGATGCAAGCGGATCTACCATTACCTGCTTAGATATGGAATTCACTGGTGATGAGAACACAGGTTCTGTAGGAATCATCTATGTCCTTGGCGCAAGTGATGTTGAAATCAGCTACAACAATATTACCGTACCTAATTTCGTAGATAAGACTGGCGCTAAATACGGTTCCAGCTTATACGCTATTGAAGTTGAAAGCGGTCAAGACGGATGCAGTTATGTAGACATTTCAAACAACATAATTGACATTACAGGTTCTGCAAGATACCTTTACGGTATTGACGTATTCCAAACCTGGCAAGCTCCTAACAAAAACAGTTACATAGCTATTGCTGATAATGAAATCAGCATTCAAAGTGCTTCCAGAATGTCTGAAGGAATCTATGCAAGCGGAATAGAGTTTGCAGAAATTTCAAACAACATAATTAATTCAGTTGGCGAAGCAGCTGCATACGGAATCGGAACTGATACTTTATCCAATTCCATAATTGAAGACAATGACATTGTTGTTTTAGCTGGAACTCAAGCTTATGGTGTTACCAGCACTTACAGTGACACTGTAAACCTAACAGGAAATAACATTTCCGCAGTTGGTGTCGGCGCTATCGGAGTTGGCTCAAACAGCGATAATGTAAATATCGATAAAAACGAAATCAGCATTTTAGGTCAAGACTACACTGCAATCACTTCAGCAGACAGTTTAGGAACTGGAAATGCAGCTATCTTAGATAAGGGAACTAAAACTACAATTGGAAACAACACAATTGAAGAAGTTGCTCCTATAATCATTGAAGACAACAGCTATGACAAATACTTCGATGAAAACGGACAAATTAAAGAGGATGCTCCTATAGGCTCTGGAGACGTAGTCTATATGGGTGTATTAACCGGCAAAGATATGGTATTTGACATTCCTGTAGCAATCCTACCTGCAGATAACAGCAAATTAACCGATTCCACCATTAAAGTTGTGGAAGGTGCTGATGGTACTACAATCAATGGTTTGGACATTGAATATACTGGAGATGAAAACACTGGCTCTAAGAACATTATTAATGTAGTTGGCGCAAGCGATGTAACCATTTCCAACAACAACATAATAGTTCCAGACTTTGTTAACAAGGCAGGATCCAAATATGGTTCCTCTGTTGCAGCTATTGCAGTTGAAAGCGGTGCAGCAGGCACTGACAATACTACAATCACAGGCAACAACATTGAAGTAAACGGTTCTGCAAACTATCTCTATGGCATTGACGCATTCACTACATGGGGAGCTAATACCACTAACTCTAACCTAAAGATTGAAAACAACAACGTTTCCGTAAATGGCGGAGCCCGCATGGCTGAAGCAGTCTATGTAAGTGACTCTAAGAATGTAACAATTGATAATAATGATGTGGAAGCTTCATCTGAAGCAGCTGCTTATGGTATTGCTACCGATCAATTGTCCCATGCTAAAATCACTGACAACGATGTTGCAGTCCTTGCTGGAACCACTGGATACGGAATTACCGCTACAACCTCTGGAGAAGATGTCTTAATCGAATCCAATGATGTTGAAGTTTTAGGTATGAGCGCTATCGGTGTAGGATTATCCAACCAAGACGCTGCAATTGTCAAAGACAATACAATTGACATTATCGGTGGAGATTACAGTTCAGTCACTTCCGCTGATAATTTAGGAACTGCTAATGCAGCTATCTTAGATAAAGACAACAAGAACACTAACCTTGTAGTAGAAAACAACACCATGACCGAAAACGGCAAAGCAGTCAACACTACCCACAGCGGTAACAGCTCTGCAGAGCTTCAAGCAATCATTGATGCAGCTCCTGCTGGCTCCACTGTTGACTTAGATGGCGTACTCTATGCCGATATCAGCAATGTTGTAATCGACAAGAACTTAACCATTACCAACGGTACCATTGTAGGTAAAGCTGGAGAAGCAATCTTTGTTATTCCTGCTAAATCCGAAAACGGTCCTGATGAAGTAAACATCAATGGCATGGAATTCCTTGTAAATGATGCAACTGTAATTGCTAAGGCAACTGCTGATAATGGAACCACTCCTACTTCCATTGACACTCCTGCAATCAGCATCAAGAACAATACCATAGACATGGCAAATGACGATGTCGTTCCTGAGTCTGTAACCGTATTAGAACTTGACAGCGAAAGAGGAGTTCTTGCTCCTACCAGCGAAATTGCAGTGGAAGGAAACACAATTGCTACAGGTGTCGATCCATTCGAATTCAAAGTTACTGGTGTCGCTGACGATAGCGGAAACGTAGTTGTTGAAAAAGGCGGAAACATTCCAGCTAAACAGGCTTCTGTAATCCACTATCAAGACATGGAAACAACTGCTGTTAACTCTAAGATTGAAGGAAGAGTGGGCAAATACTTCGAAGTCAACTTAACCGATACAAACGGCAATCCATTAGCAAATAAATTTGTCCAAATAGGTTTCAACGGTGTAGTATATAACAGAACAACAAACGAGACCGGTGGAGTAAAACTTCAAATAAACCTCGGATACAAAGGAACTTACACCTTTGCTATCTCCTACCTTGGAGATGACTACTACAACGGTAGCTTTGTTGTATCTAAGATCAAGGTAAGCACACAAAACACCAAGCTTACTACTGCTGCTAAGACCTATAAGGCAAGTGCTAAGACAAAAACATTAACTGCAACACTCAAGTCAAGCGTGTACAACAAACCAATTAACGGCAAGAAAGTAACTTTCACAGTAAACGGCAAATCCTACTCAGCAACTACAAACGCTAAAGGTGTAGCAACTGTTAAAGTAAGCCTTTCAACCAAGAAGACATACAGTTTCACAGCTAAATTCGCTGGAGACGATATGTACACCAAATCAAGTGTTACAGGTAAGGTAACTATAAAATAG
- the map gene encoding type II methionyl aminopeptidase — MVDEIKSYEEAGKIVSKVRSDASKMIENGLPILDLVEFVESEILKSGAGIAFPCNVSINEITAHYTSPAGDTNKMVTGDLVKLDLGAEVNGYIADSAVTIMVPGDNLEELFDEDTLEKNQRIIDASAAGLEAAISTVRAGVKVCDVGRAVEEAIAEYGLNPVRNLTGHSLEHWNLHAGISVPNYDNNDPTILEEGQAVAIEPFATDGEGIVNDCPYAYIFSFMQSKPFRMKNTQRMLNHIEKNYRYLPFSGRWLTESFNERRVNTGLKQLGDAMAIYPYAALKERTGAWVSQKEHTMIVESDGCKITTL, encoded by the coding sequence ATGGTAGATGAAATTAAATCTTATGAAGAAGCTGGAAAAATTGTATCCAAAGTCAGAAGCGATGCATCAAAAATGATAGAAAACGGACTTCCAATTCTTGACCTTGTAGAGTTTGTAGAAAGCGAAATATTAAAGTCAGGGGCAGGAATAGCATTCCCATGCAATGTTTCAATAAATGAAATAACCGCTCACTACACCTCTCCAGCAGGAGATACAAACAAGATGGTAACCGGAGACCTTGTAAAGCTGGACTTGGGAGCTGAAGTCAATGGCTACATTGCAGACTCTGCAGTTACAATCATGGTTCCAGGAGACAACTTAGAAGAGCTCTTTGATGAGGACACTCTAGAAAAGAATCAAAGAATCATAGATGCCTCAGCAGCAGGGCTTGAAGCTGCAATAAGCACTGTAAGGGCTGGAGTTAAAGTATGTGATGTGGGAAGAGCTGTAGAAGAGGCAATAGCTGAATATGGTCTCAATCCAGTTAGAAACCTTACAGGGCACAGTCTTGAACATTGGAATCTCCATGCAGGAATTTCCGTGCCTAACTATGACAACAACGATCCAACCATACTTGAAGAAGGCCAAGCAGTTGCAATCGAGCCTTTTGCAACAGATGGTGAAGGAATAGTTAATGACTGTCCTTATGCTTATATCTTTTCATTTATGCAAAGCAAGCCTTTCAGGATGAAAAACACTCAAAGAATGCTTAATCATATTGAAAAGAACTATAGATACTTGCCTTTCAGTGGACGCTGGCTTACAGAAAGCTTTAATGAGCGTAGAGTAAATACAGGACTTAAGCAATTAGGAGATGCTATGGCGATTTATCCTTATGCCGCTCTTAAAGAGAGAACTGGAGCTTGGGTGTCCCAAAAGGAACATACTATGATTGTTGAAAGTGATGGTTGTAAAATAACCACACTTTAA